From Streptomyces sp. NBC_00237, a single genomic window includes:
- a CDS encoding MarR family winged helix-turn-helix transcriptional regulator: MTATDPALTALAQGWCALSLLHSRIEAHIEKALQRGHDLSVREYSLLDVLSRQHSGPGGHLQMRQVAEAVLLSQSATTRLVTRLEDRGLLTRYLCDTDRRGIYTDVTDAGQTLLTQARPTNDTALREALDAAAENPELAPLVRTVEELRTPV; encoded by the coding sequence ATGACCGCCACCGACCCCGCACTCACCGCCCTCGCCCAGGGCTGGTGCGCGCTCTCCCTCCTGCACAGCCGCATCGAGGCCCACATCGAGAAGGCCCTCCAGCGCGGGCACGACCTGAGCGTCCGTGAGTACTCCCTGCTCGACGTCCTGAGCCGTCAGCACAGCGGGCCCGGCGGACACCTCCAGATGCGCCAGGTCGCCGAGGCCGTCCTGCTCAGCCAGAGCGCCACCACGCGCCTGGTCACCCGGCTGGAGGACCGTGGCCTGCTCACCCGCTATCTCTGCGACACCGACCGCCGCGGCATCTACACGGACGTCACCGACGCCGGCCAGACCCTCCTCACCCAGGCCCGCCCCACCAACGACACCGCTCTGCGCGAGGCCCTCGACGCCGCCGCGGAGAACCCCGAACTGGCCCCTCTCGTACGCACCGTGGAAGAACTGCGCACCCCGGTCTGA
- the dnaB gene encoding replicative DNA helicase has protein sequence MDDPWADSGPGDRLPARKRNGDGGRGRDDRHDRGSDAGGGWDGGGGSGFERVPPQDLDAEQSVLGGMLLSKDAIADVVEVLKGHDFYKPAHETVFQAILDLYAKGEPADPITVSAELTKRGEITKVGGAPYLHTLVQSVPTAANAEYYAEIVHERAVLRRLVEAGTKITQMGYAGDGDVDEIVNSAQAEIYAVTEQRTSEDYAPLGDIMEGALDEIEAIGSRSGQMSGVPTGFTDLDSLTNGLHPGQMIVIAARPAMGKSTLALDFARACSIQNNMASVIFSLEMGRNEIAMRLLSAEARVALHHMRSGSMTDDDWTRLARRMPDVSAAPLFIDDSPNLSMMEIRAKCRRLKQRQDIKLVIIDYLQLMQAGGSKRSESRQQEVSDMSRNLKLLAKELEVPVIALSQLNRGPEQRTDKKPMVSDLRESGSIEQDADMVILLHREDAYEKESPRAGEADIIVGKHRNGPTATITVAFQGHYSRFVDMAQT, from the coding sequence TTGGACGACCCCTGGGCCGACAGCGGTCCGGGTGACCGTCTGCCCGCCCGTAAGCGGAACGGCGACGGCGGACGCGGACGGGACGACCGGCACGACCGCGGCTCCGACGCGGGCGGCGGCTGGGACGGCGGCGGAGGCAGCGGATTCGAGCGCGTGCCCCCACAGGACCTGGACGCGGAGCAGTCGGTGCTCGGCGGCATGCTGCTGTCCAAGGACGCCATCGCGGACGTCGTCGAGGTCCTCAAGGGCCACGACTTCTACAAGCCCGCGCACGAGACCGTCTTCCAGGCGATCCTCGACCTGTACGCGAAGGGCGAGCCCGCCGACCCGATCACGGTCAGCGCCGAGCTCACCAAACGCGGCGAGATCACCAAGGTCGGCGGCGCCCCGTACCTGCACACGCTCGTGCAGTCGGTGCCGACGGCGGCCAACGCCGAGTACTACGCGGAGATCGTCCACGAGCGGGCGGTGTTGCGCCGCCTCGTCGAGGCGGGCACGAAGATCACGCAGATGGGATACGCGGGCGACGGCGACGTCGACGAGATCGTCAACTCCGCGCAGGCCGAGATCTACGCCGTCACCGAACAGCGCACGTCCGAGGACTACGCGCCGCTCGGCGACATCATGGAGGGCGCGCTCGACGAGATCGAGGCGATCGGCTCCCGCAGCGGCCAGATGTCGGGTGTGCCGACGGGCTTCACCGACCTGGACTCGCTGACCAACGGCCTGCACCCGGGCCAGATGATCGTCATCGCGGCTCGACCCGCGATGGGCAAGTCGACTCTCGCGCTGGACTTCGCCCGTGCCTGTTCGATTCAGAACAACATGGCCAGCGTGATCTTCTCGCTCGAAATGGGCCGCAACGAGATCGCGATGCGTCTGCTGTCGGCGGAGGCACGGGTGGCGCTGCACCACATGCGCTCGGGTTCGATGACGGACGACGACTGGACTCGGCTCGCCCGCCGGATGCCGGACGTCTCGGCCGCACCGCTGTTCATCGACGACTCCCCGAACCTCTCCATGATGGAGATCCGCGCGAAGTGCCGTCGCCTCAAGCAGCGGCAGGACATCAAGCTGGTCATCATCGATTACCTCCAGCTCATGCAGGCCGGCGGCTCCAAGCGCAGCGAGAGCCGCCAGCAGGAGGTCTCGGACATGTCGCGAAACCTGAAGCTGCTGGCCAAGGAGCTGGAGGTGCCGGTGATCGCGCTGTCCCAGCTCAACCGTGGCCCCGAGCAGCGGACGGACAAGAAGCCGATGGTCTCCGACCTGCGTGAATCCGGCTCGATCGAGCAGGACGCGGACATGGTGATCCTGTTGCACCGCGAGGACGCGTACGAGAAGGAGTCGCCGCGAGCGGGCGAGGCGGACATCATCGTCGGCAAGCACCGAAACGGCCCTACGGCGACGATCACGGTGGCCTTCCAGGGCCACTACTCGCGCTTCGTGGACATGGCGCAGACCTGA
- a CDS encoding GNAT family N-acetyltransferase gives MTAEDLRIRPSVEADLPAIVAMLAADPLGEQRESPDDLTPYTEAFKRLAEDPNQLLVVAEREGRVVGTLQLTLVPGLSRKGATRSIIEAVRVHADERGSGLGTRFIEWAIEESRARGCQLVQLTSDISRKDAHRFYERLGFTASHVGFKLQL, from the coding sequence ATGACTGCCGAAGACCTCCGCATACGCCCCTCCGTCGAGGCCGACCTGCCCGCCATCGTCGCGATGCTCGCCGCCGACCCGCTCGGCGAGCAGCGCGAGTCCCCCGACGACCTCACCCCGTACACCGAGGCGTTCAAACGCCTCGCGGAGGACCCGAACCAACTGCTCGTCGTCGCCGAGCGCGAAGGACGCGTCGTCGGCACCCTCCAGCTCACCCTGGTGCCGGGCCTCTCCCGCAAGGGCGCGACCCGCTCGATCATCGAGGCCGTACGCGTCCACGCCGACGAGCGCGGCAGCGGTCTGGGCACCCGGTTCATCGAGTGGGCCATCGAGGAATCCCGTGCCCGGGGCTGCCAGTTGGTGCAGCTGACCTCGGACATCAGCCGGAAGGACGCCCACCGCTTCTACGAGCGGCTCGGCTTCACCGCGTCCCACGTGGGCTTTAAGCTCCAGCTCTGA
- a CDS encoding MerR family transcriptional regulator, translating into MDTRPVGEAEDDAGGASLSIGVFARRVGLAPSALRFYDDCGVLRPARVDGGTGYRFYAPEQTARAVLVRRLREAGLPLVDATVVLDGPPEDARSVLEGHARRTRDTARAAGALIEEILRELPEVWTPDEEGGREGPVTVRLGGAELSSAVRQVLSAVATGAVREEFPVLGCVLVECEGSEVRLVATDRYRLVVRVLRASEATGGPDRVLVRADELREVGAWALRADEVEWWSDGGGRSACVRMVGIGAVSEEPRALSPYGEGEFPAYRTVLEGLSQVRHRVIVERAVLREFLVGAGGPVVLRTGPGGALHCAGPCGSAELRAVCTGPEPGVRIAFDVEVLLQALDAAVGPDVLLEIASAQEPVVVRSADQGSFTTLVMPVRDPGEPVRSTSESVRCASGESGGEDGGR; encoded by the coding sequence ATGGACACGAGACCTGTGGGTGAGGCGGAGGACGACGCCGGTGGGGCGTCGCTGAGCATCGGCGTGTTCGCCCGGAGGGTGGGGCTGGCGCCGAGTGCGCTGCGGTTCTACGACGACTGCGGGGTGCTGCGTCCCGCGCGGGTGGACGGCGGCACCGGGTACCGGTTCTACGCGCCCGAGCAGACCGCGCGGGCCGTACTGGTGCGGCGGCTGCGGGAGGCGGGGCTGCCGTTGGTGGACGCGACGGTCGTGCTGGACGGGCCGCCGGAGGACGCCCGGTCCGTGCTGGAGGGGCATGCGCGGCGGACGCGGGACACCGCGCGGGCCGCGGGTGCGCTCATTGAGGAGATCCTGCGGGAGCTGCCGGAGGTCTGGACTCCGGATGAGGAGGGCGGGAGGGAAGGCCCTGTCACTGTCCGGCTGGGCGGTGCCGAACTGTCCAGTGCGGTGCGACAGGTGCTCTCGGCGGTCGCCACGGGGGCCGTGCGCGAGGAGTTCCCGGTGCTCGGCTGCGTACTGGTCGAGTGCGAGGGGAGCGAGGTGCGGCTGGTCGCCACGGACCGGTATCGGCTGGTCGTACGGGTGCTGCGGGCGTCCGAGGCGACCGGCGGTCCGGACCGCGTGCTGGTGCGCGCGGACGAACTGCGCGAGGTGGGGGCGTGGGCGCTGCGGGCCGACGAGGTGGAGTGGTGGTCCGACGGCGGCGGCCGGAGCGCCTGCGTCCGGATGGTGGGGATTGGTGCGGTTTCCGAGGAGCCGCGAGCACTGTCGCCGTACGGGGAAGGGGAGTTCCCTGCGTACCGGACGGTGCTGGAAGGACTGTCGCAGGTACGTCACCGGGTGATCGTCGAGCGGGCGGTGCTGAGGGAGTTCCTGGTGGGCGCGGGAGGGCCGGTGGTGCTGCGGACCGGGCCGGGCGGTGCGCTGCACTGCGCGGGGCCGTGCGGGTCGGCCGAGCTGCGCGCGGTGTGCACGGGGCCGGAGCCCGGGGTGCGGATCGCGTTCGACGTGGAGGTGCTGCTCCAGGCGCTGGATGCCGCGGTGGGTCCGGACGTACTGCTGGAGATCGCTTCGGCACAGGAACCGGTGGTGGTGCGGTCGGCGGACCAGGGGAGTTTCACGACGCTGGTGATGCCGGTGCGGGACCCGGGCGAGCCGGTGCGGAGTACGAGTGAGTCGGTGCGGTGCGCGAGTGGAGAGAGCGGGGGCGAGGACGGTGGACGCTGA
- a CDS encoding serine hydrolase, which produces MNTSANATPEHEFSDLLPSTRRSLLRRVAAAQAEGRAPSLTAAVLRDGRLVWSGVRGTEVDGRAPGPDDQYRIGSITKTFTAVLVMRLRDEGLLDLADPLEKHVPGTGAGDVMIRQLLGHTAGLAAETSGPWWERTPGTLRPDLADVLGDVRDGGVRDGDVRAEVARPHEVGRIFHYSNPGYTLLGALVEAVRGVPWAEAVRREITEPLGLTRTSAQPEAPYAEGWAVHPWADVLLPEPVEDLGLMAPAGQLWSTAGDLCRFGAFLLAGDEQVLSADSVREMRVPAAPLEAGSWDGTYGLGVQVIRAGGRELIGHGGSLPGYVAALWVDVTDGVSAAALANATSGPATGAVAAELALLVAEAEPGIPEPWRPLAKGDVDAALLELTGAWYWGTLAFGLRLTADGGLSLGKLDGSAGRNSRFLARPDGTWIGLDGYYAGETLRVVRKPEDGTVSHLDVASFVFTREVYEPDAPVPGGVDARGWRGIG; this is translated from the coding sequence ATGAACACTTCTGCGAACGCCACCCCGGAGCACGAGTTTTCCGACCTCCTTCCGAGCACTCGTCGTTCCCTCCTCCGCCGTGTCGCCGCCGCCCAGGCCGAGGGCCGCGCACCGTCGCTGACAGCGGCCGTGCTGCGGGACGGGCGGCTCGTGTGGAGCGGGGTGCGCGGCACGGAGGTCGACGGACGGGCGCCCGGGCCGGACGACCAGTACCGGATCGGGTCGATCACCAAGACGTTCACCGCGGTGCTGGTGATGCGCCTGCGCGACGAGGGGCTGCTGGACCTCGCGGACCCGCTGGAGAAGCACGTGCCGGGCACCGGCGCCGGAGACGTCATGATCCGTCAGCTCCTCGGTCACACCGCGGGGCTGGCGGCCGAGACGTCCGGCCCCTGGTGGGAGCGGACGCCCGGCACGCTGCGCCCGGACCTGGCCGACGTGCTCGGTGACGTACGAGACGGTGGCGTACGAGATGGTGACGTACGAGCGGAAGTGGCGCGTCCGCATGAGGTCGGGCGGATCTTCCACTACTCCAACCCCGGCTACACGCTGCTCGGCGCACTGGTCGAGGCGGTGCGCGGGGTGCCGTGGGCGGAGGCCGTGCGGCGGGAGATCACGGAGCCGCTCGGGCTGACCCGGACGAGCGCGCAGCCCGAGGCGCCGTATGCGGAGGGCTGGGCGGTGCACCCCTGGGCGGACGTACTCCTTCCGGAACCGGTGGAGGACCTGGGGCTGATGGCGCCCGCGGGGCAGCTGTGGTCGACGGCCGGGGACCTGTGCCGGTTCGGGGCCTTCCTGCTGGCGGGCGACGAGCAGGTGCTGAGTGCGGACTCGGTACGGGAGATGCGGGTCCCTGCGGCGCCGCTGGAGGCCGGGAGCTGGGACGGCACGTACGGGCTCGGAGTGCAGGTGATCCGGGCCGGAGGGCGGGAACTGATCGGGCACGGCGGTTCGTTGCCGGGATACGTGGCTGCGCTGTGGGTGGACGTCACCGATGGTGTGTCGGCCGCGGCGCTGGCCAACGCGACGTCGGGGCCTGCGACCGGGGCGGTGGCGGCGGAGCTCGCCCTCCTGGTCGCCGAGGCGGAGCCGGGTATTCCGGAGCCGTGGCGTCCGCTGGCAAAGGGCGATGTGGATGCGGCGCTGCTGGAGCTGACCGGGGCCTGGTACTGGGGCACGCTCGCCTTCGGGCTGCGTCTGACGGCTGACGGCGGCCTCTCGCTGGGCAAGCTGGACGGCAGCGCGGGCCGGAACTCGCGCTTCCTGGCGCGGCCGGACGGAACATGGATCGGGCTCGACGGGTATTACGCCGGGGAGACGCTGCGGGTCGTGCGGAAGCCGGAGGACGGCACGGTGAGCCATCTCGACGTGGCGTCGTTCGTCTTCACCCGGGAGGTGTACGAGCCGGACGCTCCGGTTCCGGGCGGCGTGGACGCGCGGGGGTGGCGGGGGATCGGCTAG